A single window of Syntrophotalea acetylenica DNA harbors:
- a CDS encoding glycyl-radical enzyme activating protein: protein MNWTDKLYDFDALQEPGWEPRGLVFDVQRFAIHDGGGIRTNVFMKGCPLHCLWCQNPESIRWEQDISFIETHCIQCRKCIEVCPVSAIKTDETGQRVTGIDTGKCTLCGACFKTCYAGAINIIGRWVSVDDLVAMVSRDRDFYIASGGGVTFSGGEPTGQPKFLLAALQAMQQLGLHTAVETCLHVAPEQLEPILSHVDLLLTDIKHMDADVHRELTGMPNDLVLKNFRHISQLNIPVRVRIPLISGLNDSLESLQQTADLIASCKNVLGVDVLPYNRLGISKCRQLGCEYQLADLAPPRRETVEKVAGFFRSVIDDVTIGGM from the coding sequence ATGAACTGGACAGACAAACTGTACGATTTCGATGCATTGCAGGAACCCGGATGGGAGCCCCGCGGACTGGTTTTCGACGTGCAACGGTTCGCTATCCATGACGGGGGAGGCATTCGCACGAATGTGTTCATGAAAGGCTGTCCCCTGCATTGCCTGTGGTGTCAGAATCCGGAATCGATCCGCTGGGAACAGGACATCAGCTTTATTGAAACCCATTGCATCCAATGTCGGAAGTGCATCGAGGTCTGCCCGGTATCGGCCATCAAGACCGATGAAACGGGGCAACGTGTCACGGGCATCGATACCGGGAAATGCACACTCTGCGGGGCCTGCTTCAAAACCTGCTACGCCGGGGCCATCAACATCATCGGCCGATGGGTCAGCGTCGACGACCTGGTGGCGATGGTGAGCAGGGACCGGGATTTTTACATCGCTTCCGGCGGTGGCGTGACCTTCAGCGGCGGCGAACCGACAGGGCAACCCAAGTTTCTTCTGGCGGCTTTGCAAGCCATGCAGCAGCTCGGATTGCACACGGCGGTGGAGACCTGCCTGCATGTGGCCCCGGAACAACTGGAGCCGATTTTATCCCATGTGGATCTGTTGCTGACCGATATCAAGCACATGGATGCGGATGTTCACCGGGAATTGACCGGCATGCCCAACGATCTTGTTCTGAAGAATTTCAGGCACATCTCACAGTTGAATATCCCGGTTCGGGTACGCATTCCCCTGATCAGTGGCCTTAACGATAGCTTGGAGAGTCTGCAGCAGACGGCTGATCTGATCGCCTCCTGCAAAAATGTTCTGGGAGTGGATGTCCTTCCTTACAACAGGCTTGGCATAAGCAAATGTCGGCAGCTCGGCTGTGAATATCAGCTGGCGGACCTGGCGCCACCGCGACGGGAAACGGTCGAGAAAGTCGCCGGGTTTTTCCGCAGCGTGATCGATGATGTTACCATCGGGGGTATGTAG
- a CDS encoding response regulator encodes MKSAVHEPVKVFLVDDHPLLRTGLRFTLDGMQDLDLIGEASDGFEGVEKILKDPPDIALIDIDLPGISGITVIEMVKKKLRNIKIIALSSYSEKSYVSGAMEAGADGYMLKAISITALVDFLREFARGENPVSPYLLDMAGSAGVEEESEPVHITPREEQILNLIAGGKSNKQISSELFLSIETVKTHIKKIFTKLEVKSRLEAVAVARNLKIIE; translated from the coding sequence ATGAAATCGGCTGTGCATGAGCCCGTAAAGGTATTTTTGGTGGACGATCATCCTCTGCTGCGCACAGGGTTGCGGTTTACCCTTGATGGCATGCAGGATCTCGATCTGATCGGGGAAGCTTCCGACGGATTTGAAGGGGTTGAAAAGATTCTGAAGGATCCACCGGACATCGCGTTGATCGATATTGACCTGCCGGGCATTTCCGGGATTACCGTAATCGAAATGGTTAAAAAAAAGCTTCGCAATATCAAGATCATCGCGCTTTCTTCATACTCGGAAAAAAGCTACGTGAGCGGTGCCATGGAGGCGGGAGCCGATGGATACATGCTCAAGGCCATCAGCATCACGGCGCTGGTCGATTTTCTCAGGGAATTTGCGCGGGGGGAAAACCCCGTTTCGCCCTATTTGCTCGATATGGCGGGGTCCGCCGGTGTCGAGGAGGAATCGGAACCGGTTCATATAACCCCGAGGGAAGAGCAGATTCTCAACCTCATTGCCGGAGGGAAAAGCAACAAGCAAATTTCCAGCGAGCTTTTTTTGAGCATTGAGACGGTCAAAACCCATATCAAAAAGATATTCACCAAGCTGGAGGTTAAAAGCCGACTGGAGGCCGTGGCCGTGGCCCGGAACCTTAAAATCATTGAGTAA
- a CDS encoding response regulator transcription factor, whose product MAETRIRVFLADDHPLIRTGLSLAFEDDHKVAIIGTADNGCDAVAKIEKLRPDIVLMDIDMPGISGISAIKALREKFPAMLFLILSTYNDRSYLEDSLDAGANGYLLKTIGIESLANLIVDISDNKEVSSPYLLYLNRDR is encoded by the coding sequence ATGGCTGAGACAAGGATAAGGGTTTTTCTGGCCGATGATCACCCTTTGATTCGCACCGGTTTGTCGTTGGCTTTTGAGGATGATCACAAGGTTGCCATCATCGGGACCGCCGATAACGGCTGCGATGCCGTGGCAAAAATCGAAAAACTGCGGCCGGATATCGTTCTGATGGACATCGATATGCCAGGCATATCGGGCATATCGGCCATAAAAGCCTTGCGGGAAAAGTTCCCTGCCATGCTGTTTCTGATTCTTTCAACCTATAATGATCGCAGCTACCTGGAGGACTCCCTGGACGCGGGGGCCAATGGATATCTTTTAAAAACCATCGGGATAGAATCGTTGGCGAATCTGATTGTCGACATTTCGGATAACAAGGAAGTGAGCTCGCCGTACCTTCTTTATCTGAACAGAGACAGATAA